Proteins co-encoded in one Bacillus infantis NRRL B-14911 genomic window:
- a CDS encoding ABC transporter ATP-binding protein — MSLLNISNITGGYTRNPVLKDVSFTVNANEIVGLIGLNGAGKSTTIKHVIGLMEPHSGEITINGSPFHKDKEAYRRKFAFVPETPILYDELTLEEHLRMTAMAYGLEEKEYQERMQGLLKEFRMEKRLKWFPAHFSKGMKQKVMIMCAFLVQPSLYIVDEPFVGLDPLGIQSLLDLMKKMKEEGAGILMSTHILATAERYCDRFVILHEGKVRAAGTLSELQQQFSMPGATLDDLYIQLTKEEDYV; from the coding sequence ATGTCTTTGTTGAATATTAGCAATATAACAGGAGGCTATACGAGGAATCCTGTTCTGAAGGATGTTTCCTTCACTGTGAATGCAAATGAAATCGTCGGCCTGATTGGATTGAATGGAGCAGGCAAAAGTACGACAATCAAGCATGTTATCGGGCTGATGGAGCCGCATTCCGGGGAAATCACAATCAATGGATCTCCTTTTCACAAGGATAAGGAGGCATACAGAAGAAAATTCGCGTTTGTCCCCGAAACCCCGATCCTTTATGATGAACTGACGCTTGAGGAGCATCTGAGAATGACAGCGATGGCTTATGGCCTCGAAGAGAAAGAATATCAGGAAAGAATGCAGGGCCTTCTGAAGGAATTCCGGATGGAGAAGCGGCTGAAATGGTTCCCGGCCCATTTTTCAAAGGGGATGAAGCAAAAGGTCATGATCATGTGTGCTTTCCTGGTGCAGCCATCACTTTACATAGTTGATGAACCATTTGTCGGGCTGGACCCGCTCGGCATCCAATCGCTACTTGATCTTATGAAGAAGATGAAAGAGGAAGGGGCGGGCATATTGATGTCGACCCATATCCTGGCTACAGCGGAGCGGTATTGCGACCGTTTTGTCATTCTCCACGAGGGCAAGGTGAGGGCTGCAGGCACACTTTCTGAGCTGCAGCAGCAATTCTCCATGCCAGGCGCGACACTTGATGATCTATATATACAGCTGACAAAGGAAGAAGATTATGTTTGA
- a CDS encoding HIT family protein — translation MQDCIFCKIINGEIPSAKVYENEHVYAFLDISQVTKGHTLVVPKVHKENLYELTPEIAARLYESVPAIASAIKEEFDPIGLNTLNNNGEAAGQSVFHFHLHLIPRYGKGDGFGAVWKTHQDEYSPEDLKQIAGGISSHL, via the coding sequence ATGCAGGATTGTATTTTTTGCAAAATCATCAATGGGGAAATTCCCTCAGCGAAAGTTTATGAAAATGAACATGTATATGCTTTCCTTGACATCAGTCAGGTAACAAAAGGCCATACACTTGTCGTCCCGAAAGTACATAAAGAAAATCTTTACGAGCTGACTCCCGAAATCGCGGCACGGCTATATGAGTCGGTTCCTGCCATCGCCAGCGCCATCAAAGAAGAATTTGACCCGATTGGGCTCAATACATTGAATAACAATGGCGAAGCAGCAGGACAGTCGGTATTCCATTTCCATCTGCATCTCATCCCGCGCTATGGAAAAGGCGACGGTTTCGGCGCTGTCTGGAAAACCCACCAGGATGAATACTCTCCTGAGGATTTGAAGCAGATTGCTGGAGGCATCAGCAGCCATCTGTAA
- a CDS encoding YjcZ family sporulation protein, giving the protein MGYAYGGGFALIVVLFILLIIVGAAWL; this is encoded by the coding sequence GTGGGATACGCATATGGCGGTGGTTTCGCGTTGATTGTTGTTCTGTTCATCTTGTTAATTATTGTAGGTGCAGCCTGGCTGTAA
- a CDS encoding peptidylprolyl isomerase — MKKWMLSLSIAAGVIGLSACSSNAEDSSEVVVETKAGDITKDELYNAMKDKVGEQAIQELVYKKVLSEKYKVTDEELNEKIDELKQQLGANFEMALAQYGYEDEEDLKETFKTGLLQEKAAIKDVEATEKEVKEYYDNYKPEIKARHILVEDEKTAKEVKKKLDEGAKFEDLATEYSQDPGSAANGGDLGWFGAGKMVPEFEEAAYALDVNEISEPVKTEHGYHIIQTTEKKEKKSFEEMKEKMEYEVKVSKLDGEKIQAAMDRELKDANVKFKDEDLEGSLDNEAAAQ, encoded by the coding sequence ATGAAAAAATGGATGCTATCCCTTTCCATAGCTGCAGGGGTTATCGGTCTGAGTGCATGCAGCTCCAATGCAGAAGACAGCTCAGAAGTTGTAGTTGAAACAAAAGCAGGCGATATTACAAAGGACGAGCTATATAATGCAATGAAGGACAAGGTGGGCGAACAGGCCATCCAGGAGCTTGTTTATAAAAAGGTATTGTCTGAAAAGTATAAAGTTACAGATGAAGAGCTTAATGAAAAAATCGATGAGCTTAAACAGCAGCTTGGCGCAAACTTTGAAATGGCATTGGCCCAGTATGGCTACGAAGATGAAGAAGATCTGAAGGAAACATTCAAGACCGGCCTTCTTCAGGAAAAGGCAGCCATCAAGGATGTAGAGGCAACTGAAAAAGAAGTGAAAGAATACTATGATAACTATAAGCCTGAAATCAAGGCCCGCCACATTCTTGTGGAAGATGAAAAAACGGCCAAGGAAGTAAAGAAAAAGCTTGATGAAGGTGCAAAATTTGAGGACCTGGCTACTGAATATTCACAAGATCCAGGCTCTGCAGCAAACGGAGGAGATCTTGGCTGGTTCGGTGCCGGCAAGATGGTGCCTGAGTTCGAAGAAGCAGCCTACGCACTGGATGTAAATGAAATAAGCGAGCCGGTTAAAACTGAGCATGGCTACCATATCATCCAGACTACCGAGAAAAAAGAAAAGAAATCCTTCGAGGAAATGAAGGAAAAAATGGAATACGAAGTAAAAGTGTCCAAGCTTGATGGTGAAAAAATCCAAGCGGCAATGGACCGTGAACTGAAAGATGCAAACGTGAAATTCAAGGATGAAGACCTTGAAGGCAGCCTGGATAATGAGGCAGCTGCACAATAA
- a CDS encoding YtxH domain-containing protein, with translation MKAKSLLLGFLIGGTAAGISTLLSAPASGKDTRKMIKDNKEAVGSQLAELKTDFMELKRSASYASIQGKSHLGEFVSDIKHSVSDWQNAIRPQKLELQRDLQSIEQSLTELENSIRSSKSGSK, from the coding sequence ATGAAAGCCAAATCCTTATTGCTGGGATTCCTGATCGGAGGAACGGCGGCCGGCATCAGCACATTGCTGTCTGCTCCAGCCTCAGGCAAGGACACCCGGAAGATGATCAAAGACAATAAAGAAGCAGTCGGCAGCCAGCTGGCGGAGCTCAAGACAGATTTCATGGAACTGAAAAGATCCGCTTCCTATGCTTCGATCCAGGGGAAATCACACCTGGGTGAATTTGTATCTGATATTAAGCACTCAGTTTCTGACTGGCAGAACGCAATCCGCCCGCAAAAGCTGGAACTGCAAAGAGATCTTCAATCAATCGAGCAGTCATTGACAGAGCTGGAAAATTCAATCAGAAGCTCAAAATCCGGGTCTAAGTAA
- a CDS encoding M20 family metallopeptidase, with protein sequence MISSLFSRLEDYYEEMAAIRRYLHQHPELSFQEENTAKYIKEYYEKLGIEVKGNVGGNGVVAKVYGEKPGKTIALRADFDALPIQDEKDVPYKSLVPGVMHACGHDGHTATLLVLAKVLHELRSELEGTYVLIHQHAEEYAPGGAVSMIKDGCLEGVDAIFGTHLWASEPTGKIQYRTGPFMAAADRFEITVQGKGGHGAQPHKTKDAIVTASQLVVNLQQIVSRKVDPIDSAVVTVGSFTAQNAFNVIADKAKLEGTVRTFSEQVRNDIEEELERVVKGTCYTADSTYSYTYHRGYPAVINHEEETNFLAECARSIPEVKEVVETAPEMGGEDFAYYLQHVKGTFFFTGAKPLSDDAAYPHHHPRFDIDEKAMLIAAKTLGSAALQYHKVEFQENVTV encoded by the coding sequence ATGATCAGTTCATTATTCAGCAGACTTGAAGACTATTATGAAGAAATGGCAGCGATCCGCCGCTATCTCCATCAGCATCCTGAACTTTCCTTTCAGGAAGAAAATACAGCAAAATACATAAAAGAATATTATGAAAAGCTGGGAATCGAAGTAAAAGGAAATGTCGGCGGGAATGGAGTCGTAGCCAAGGTTTACGGAGAGAAGCCAGGGAAGACGATTGCCCTCCGTGCCGATTTTGACGCGCTTCCAATCCAGGATGAAAAAGATGTTCCTTATAAATCGCTCGTCCCGGGCGTCATGCATGCCTGCGGCCATGATGGCCATACTGCAACACTGCTTGTGCTTGCAAAGGTCCTTCACGAGCTGCGCTCCGAATTGGAAGGGACGTATGTCCTGATCCACCAGCATGCGGAAGAATATGCACCGGGCGGCGCTGTTTCCATGATCAAGGATGGCTGCCTTGAAGGAGTGGACGCCATTTTCGGCACCCACTTATGGGCTTCCGAACCGACAGGAAAGATCCAGTACCGGACCGGTCCTTTCATGGCTGCAGCCGACCGCTTTGAAATCACTGTACAAGGAAAGGGCGGACACGGAGCGCAGCCTCATAAAACGAAGGATGCCATTGTGACAGCCTCCCAGCTTGTCGTCAACCTCCAGCAGATCGTCAGCCGGAAGGTCGATCCAATTGACTCAGCCGTTGTTACTGTCGGATCATTCACGGCCCAAAATGCCTTCAATGTCATTGCCGATAAAGCTAAATTGGAAGGCACAGTGCGCACCTTCAGCGAGCAGGTGCGGAACGATATTGAAGAAGAATTGGAAAGAGTCGTGAAAGGAACCTGCTATACTGCTGACAGCACATACAGCTATACTTATCACCGCGGCTATCCGGCTGTCATCAACCATGAAGAAGAAACCAACTTCCTAGCCGAGTGCGCGAGATCGATTCCTGAGGTCAAGGAAGTCGTTGAAACAGCACCGGAAATGGGCGGCGAGGATTTTGCCTATTATCTTCAGCATGTAAAAGGCACATTCTTCTTCACAGGAGCGAAGCCTCTCAGCGATGATGCTGCATACCCGCACCATCATCCAAGATTCGATATTGATGAAAAGGCAATGCTGATTGCTGCAAAGACACTAGGTTCTGCGGCACTGCAATACCACAAAGTCGAGTTTCAGGAAAACGTCACCGTATAA
- a CDS encoding YhaI family protein, whose product MNIGELLERIEKLEYHQKLLLMMASGQTLPFYRMVVEKSLDQKEVTQFFYLCDKLSKELEEQKAEGFVYFHPLYTEFKHKLHPSLKPEMVIPACLRQNLFMDLMSELKKYL is encoded by the coding sequence ATGAATATCGGGGAACTATTAGAACGAATTGAAAAACTGGAATATCATCAGAAGCTTTTATTGATGATGGCTTCCGGGCAGACATTGCCATTCTACAGAATGGTTGTCGAAAAATCGCTGGATCAAAAAGAGGTAACACAATTCTTCTACCTTTGTGATAAACTGAGCAAAGAACTGGAAGAGCAAAAAGCGGAAGGGTTTGTTTACTTTCATCCGCTTTATACAGAATTTAAGCATAAGCTCCATCCATCTCTTAAACCTGAGATGGTGATCCCGGCCTGCCTCAGGCAGAACCTGTTCATGGATCTTATGTCCGAACTCAAAAAGTATCTGTAG
- a CDS encoding tryptophan transporter has protein sequence MNTKNLVALSLLIGMGAVLHAVVPGFFLGMKPDMMLTMMFLGIILFPEKKSVLLLGLATGLISALTTTFPAGQIPNIIDKPITAFVFFGLFLAVKKFNGSVVSAAVLTAAGTIISGAVFLTSALLIAGLPGTFAALFVAVVLPAAAVNTVAMIILYPVAMSIIKRTKLTASHT, from the coding sequence TTGAATACAAAGAATTTAGTTGCTTTATCATTGCTTATCGGAATGGGTGCCGTCCTTCATGCCGTTGTTCCGGGATTTTTCCTGGGAATGAAACCTGACATGATGCTCACCATGATGTTCCTCGGGATTATCCTTTTTCCTGAAAAGAAAAGTGTGCTTTTGCTGGGCCTTGCGACAGGACTGATTTCCGCCCTGACGACTACTTTTCCTGCAGGACAGATCCCAAACATCATCGATAAGCCTATCACTGCTTTTGTATTTTTCGGTTTGTTTTTAGCAGTCAAGAAGTTTAATGGTTCAGTAGTTTCAGCAGCGGTCCTGACTGCTGCCGGCACCATTATTTCAGGAGCAGTGTTCCTGACTTCCGCTCTTTTGATTGCAGGATTGCCGGGAACCTTTGCCGCATTGTTCGTGGCTGTGGTCCTTCCTGCAGCGGCTGTCAATACAGTTGCGATGATCATCCTTTACCCGGTTGCCATGAGCATCATCAAAAGAACAAAACTGACAGCAAGCCACACATAA
- a CDS encoding EcsC family protein, with the protein MNEYEQMVSRELEEWKRKLLKRSGMLNRLSKKAQTKINSYIPEKAHAVITEGIKNMVKATLAGSNLTTRKRLDAGLRLEEMDGKLAEKLAAYRKTATIEGAGTGAGGILLGLADFPLLLSIKMKFLFEASAIYGYDPGEYEERLFILHVFQLAFSSDEKRRETLAVIENWDEKVKELKDMEWRGFQQEYRDYIDFAKMLQLLPGIGAVAGAYANYNLLDQLGETARNAYRLRFLKK; encoded by the coding sequence ATGAATGAGTATGAACAGATGGTTTCACGGGAGCTGGAGGAGTGGAAGAGGAAGCTGCTGAAGCGTTCCGGAATGCTTAACCGTCTTTCAAAGAAGGCGCAGACAAAAATCAACAGCTATATCCCGGAGAAAGCACATGCCGTCATTACCGAGGGAATCAAGAATATGGTAAAAGCAACCTTGGCAGGCTCTAATCTGACTACCAGGAAAAGGCTCGATGCCGGGCTGCGCCTTGAGGAAATGGACGGAAAATTGGCTGAAAAGCTGGCTGCATACCGTAAGACTGCAACCATTGAAGGAGCCGGCACAGGCGCAGGCGGCATCCTATTAGGGCTTGCCGACTTCCCGCTGCTGCTTTCAATCAAAATGAAATTCCTTTTTGAAGCTTCAGCCATTTATGGCTATGATCCCGGAGAATATGAGGAGCGCCTTTTTATCCTGCATGTGTTTCAGCTTGCGTTTTCAAGTGATGAGAAAAGGCGGGAAACATTGGCTGTCATTGAGAATTGGGATGAGAAAGTGAAAGAGCTGAAGGATATGGAATGGCGCGGGTTCCAGCAGGAGTACCGTGATTATATAGACTTTGCCAAAATGCTGCAGCTGCTCCCGGGCATAGGGGCGGTTGCGGGGGCTTATGCGAATTATAATCTGCTTGACCAGCTGGGAGAGACAGCAAGGAATGCCTACAGGCTCCGGTTTCTAAAAAAATAA
- a CDS encoding zinc dependent phospholipase C family protein, with protein sequence MGSRIMHLLVADMAAEKLKIRDKASFLLGGIAPDAVSPKELSHFYTGETEDFTRSIDYEAFLEKYRHASNHAYILGYYAHLIADDLWLKGFYLPWLRNRMDQDERILKLYHADFGLLNGKLLAAYGSRSLAALLNENRGMPDLEEVPSHAVSDFVPHCLADMEYGEDALNAPLKVFTFDQIAGYVGTAAELACLKIEQAAARL encoded by the coding sequence GTGGGTTCAAGAATCATGCATCTGCTGGTAGCTGATATGGCTGCTGAAAAATTAAAGATTAGGGATAAGGCTTCCTTTTTGCTCGGAGGGATTGCACCTGATGCTGTTTCGCCAAAGGAGCTTTCGCATTTTTACACAGGGGAGACTGAGGATTTTACTAGGTCGATTGATTATGAAGCTTTCCTTGAAAAGTACCGGCATGCAAGCAATCATGCCTATATCCTTGGATATTATGCGCATCTGATTGCCGATGATTTGTGGCTTAAAGGCTTTTATCTGCCATGGCTGAGAAATAGAATGGATCAGGACGAACGGATCTTGAAGCTATACCATGCGGATTTTGGGCTCCTTAATGGGAAGCTGCTTGCTGCTTACGGGAGCCGCAGCCTTGCTGCGTTACTGAATGAGAATAGGGGAATGCCTGATTTGGAGGAAGTGCCGTCCCATGCCGTTAGTGATTTTGTCCCGCATTGCCTTGCTGATATGGAGTACGGTGAGGATGCACTGAATGCGCCGCTAAAGGTGTTCACTTTTGACCAGATTGCAGGTTATGTGGGAACAGCTGCTGAGCTTGCCTGCCTGAAAATCGAACAGGCTGCCGCCCGGCTTTGA
- a CDS encoding ABC transporter permease, giving the protein MFEEGKLWKNRFGDGLKELSRYLRYILNGHIVIVLVFLFGMAAFYYQEWLKGVPEDFPAAAIMAVLLGVLLTYSPVYTFLTEADKIFLLPVENRLSGYFRRSLGVSWAVQAYLLLMGLGIFMPMYAVVNGGSFEPFLFFLIGSLAVKLLNLLIRWHVQYYVEKNTKMIDSVIRYCLNAAFLYLLFSNAGILFLLPVPAVLLVLWLYFRKQTEPKGLKWEYLIEQEERRMTSFYRLANLFTDVPKLKDRVKRRKWLDWLANRIPYGQDKLHAHLYMRTFIRSGDYFGLFIRLTVIGGAALYLISFGMGQILLVLLFLYLTGFQLLPLRNHHENKLWIQLYPLKEEWREKAFTSLLSAVLYLQTIILSLVVLLKGDGLAALASAAAGAVFSWVFANIYSRRKLKN; this is encoded by the coding sequence ATGTTTGAAGAGGGAAAACTTTGGAAGAACAGATTCGGGGATGGGCTCAAAGAACTGAGCCGCTATCTCCGCTATATATTGAACGGGCATATTGTCATTGTGCTCGTATTTCTATTCGGGATGGCGGCCTTTTATTATCAGGAATGGCTTAAAGGCGTCCCGGAAGATTTTCCTGCGGCTGCGATCATGGCTGTCCTGCTGGGGGTATTGCTGACATACAGCCCTGTTTATACTTTCTTGACTGAAGCAGATAAAATCTTCCTGTTGCCTGTAGAAAACAGGCTGTCAGGCTATTTTCGCAGGTCGCTGGGTGTCAGCTGGGCCGTGCAGGCCTATCTTCTGCTGATGGGCCTCGGCATATTCATGCCAATGTACGCAGTCGTAAACGGGGGAAGCTTTGAGCCGTTTCTCTTCTTTCTGATAGGCTCACTCGCTGTTAAGCTGCTGAATCTTCTGATCCGCTGGCATGTCCAATATTACGTTGAAAAAAATACAAAGATGATCGATTCTGTTATCAGGTATTGCCTCAATGCAGCTTTTCTTTATCTTTTATTTTCAAATGCCGGCATCCTGTTCCTGCTCCCAGTACCGGCAGTCCTGCTGGTACTATGGCTGTATTTCAGGAAACAGACTGAACCAAAGGGCCTGAAATGGGAATATCTTATTGAACAGGAAGAAAGAAGGATGACATCCTTTTACCGCCTGGCCAATCTTTTTACAGATGTGCCGAAGCTTAAAGATAGAGTGAAGCGGCGCAAATGGCTGGACTGGCTGGCAAACAGGATCCCATATGGGCAGGATAAGCTGCATGCGCATTTATATATGAGGACCTTCATCCGCTCAGGTGATTATTTCGGCCTGTTCATCAGGCTGACAGTAATAGGGGGAGCGGCGCTTTATTTGATATCATTCGGGATGGGGCAGATCCTCCTTGTGCTGTTATTCCTTTATCTGACGGGGTTTCAGCTGCTGCCGCTCAGGAACCATCATGAGAACAAGCTCTGGATCCAGCTTTACCCTCTGAAGGAAGAGTGGCGGGAAAAAGCCTTTACTTCACTTCTCTCAGCTGTCCTTTATCTGCAGACCATCATTCTTTCCCTGGTTGTGCTGCTGAAGGGGGACGGGCTGGCCGCGCTTGCCAGTGCGGCAGCTGGTGCCGTGTTTTCGTGGGTATTTGCGAATATTTACAGCAGAAGGAAATTGAAGAACTGA
- the serC gene encoding 3-phosphoserine/phosphohydroxythreonine transaminase, producing the protein MKRALNFNAGPAALPLSVLEEAQRNWLNFNGTGMGVMELSHRSREYEEVHEGAKTLLRRLLGVPDDYEVLFLQGGASLQFTMLPMNLLAEGKTGYYALTGSWAEKAMKEAAKIGKTASAASSKEDTYRYIPELSGLADLKDAAYLHLTSNNTIYGTQWQDFPETNVPLAADMSSDIMSREIDVSKFDIIYAGAQKNLGPSGVTVVILKKSLLSGPRGDLPVMLDYFTHSKSQSLYNTPPTLAIYMLMLVLEWVEKEGGLAAIAERNKQKAELIYSSIDDSEGFYQGHSRKDSRSQMNITFNLHTEEAAGQFLHAAKEAGFVGLNGHRSIGGCRASIYNAVPLEHAEKLAEFMRKFKNNN; encoded by the coding sequence ATGAAGCGTGCATTGAATTTCAATGCCGGTCCGGCCGCCCTCCCTCTTTCTGTACTGGAGGAGGCACAGCGGAACTGGCTTAATTTTAATGGAACAGGAATGGGTGTGATGGAGCTCAGCCACAGGAGCCGGGAATATGAGGAGGTGCATGAAGGGGCGAAAACTCTGCTTCGGCGGCTTCTTGGTGTGCCGGATGATTATGAGGTCCTCTTTCTCCAGGGAGGGGCCAGTCTTCAATTTACCATGCTGCCGATGAATCTTTTGGCAGAGGGCAAAACAGGCTATTACGCACTGACAGGTTCATGGGCTGAAAAAGCCATGAAGGAAGCTGCCAAAATCGGCAAAACAGCATCAGCTGCATCCAGCAAAGAAGATACATACCGTTATATACCAGAGCTTTCAGGCCTGGCTGACCTGAAAGACGCTGCATATCTCCACCTTACGAGCAACAACACAATTTACGGTACACAGTGGCAGGATTTTCCTGAAACAAATGTCCCTCTTGCTGCCGATATGTCAAGCGACATCATGAGCAGAGAAATAGATGTAAGCAAATTCGATATCATCTATGCCGGGGCCCAAAAGAATTTAGGCCCATCAGGCGTAACTGTAGTGATTTTGAAAAAAAGCCTGCTTTCAGGACCGCGCGGGGACCTTCCCGTCATGCTCGACTATTTCACCCACAGCAAGAGTCAATCTCTTTATAATACACCTCCGACGCTTGCCATTTATATGCTGATGCTGGTGCTCGAGTGGGTGGAAAAAGAAGGCGGGCTTGCCGCTATCGCTGAAAGGAACAAACAGAAAGCAGAGCTGATATACAGCAGCATCGATGACAGCGAAGGATTTTATCAGGGGCACAGCAGAAAGGACAGCCGCTCTCAAATGAATATCACATTTAACCTTCATACTGAAGAAGCTGCAGGCCAATTTCTCCATGCAGCCAAAGAAGCGGGATTCGTGGGACTGAATGGCCACAGATCAATCGGCGGCTGCCGGGCATCCATCTATAACGCCGTCCCGCTTGAACATGCTGAGAAATTAGCTGAATTTATGAGAAAATTCAAAAATAATAACTGA
- a CDS encoding DUF3267 domain-containing protein has protein sequence MNCWKTINYTKDYGSQRIFILSSITMIITFIFLYVPASYYFEQSSFYDNYFFVFIACFWLIYPIHKLLHFLPVAHLGKRVQKKVSFRLGIPLIHVRVTEPISKTVFIVALLAPFVIINGILLAACWHFPHYVHYITMLLAYHAGLCFSDMLCMKNICTAPQQAYIEENEEGIEILVYRAH, from the coding sequence ATGAACTGCTGGAAGACGATCAATTACACAAAAGACTATGGATCCCAGAGAATATTTATCCTGTCTTCCATTACCATGATCATAACGTTTATATTCCTATACGTGCCTGCATCTTATTATTTTGAGCAATCTTCTTTTTACGATAATTATTTCTTTGTTTTTATTGCCTGCTTTTGGCTGATATATCCCATTCATAAGCTGCTGCACTTCCTCCCTGTTGCCCATCTTGGAAAAAGGGTGCAAAAGAAGGTTTCATTCAGGCTCGGCATTCCGCTGATTCATGTCAGGGTGACTGAACCAATTTCAAAGACGGTATTCATCGTCGCTTTATTGGCCCCTTTTGTCATCATCAACGGAATTCTGCTTGCGGCCTGCTGGCACTTTCCTCATTATGTACATTATATTACCATGCTGCTCGCATATCATGCAGGACTTTGCTTCTCAGATATGCTCTGCATGAAAAATATATGCACTGCTCCGCAGCAGGCCTATATAGAAGAAAATGAAGAGGGAATCGAGATCCTGGTCTACAGGGCGCATTAG
- a CDS encoding HTH-type transcriptional regulator Hpr yields the protein MTEKHYSMKEAMLFSQRIAQISKALWKSIEKDWQQWIKPFDLNINEHHIIWIAYHLNGASISDVAKFGVMHVSTAFNFSKKLEERGLLKFSKKETDKRNTYIQLTEKGESVLLELMESYEPETNAVFSGAMPLRDLYGKFPDFVEVMAIVRNIYGDDFMEIFEKSFANIEGEFVDEEGKLKKKETAEKEIV from the coding sequence ATGACGGAAAAACATTATTCAATGAAGGAAGCGATGCTTTTTAGCCAACGGATAGCTCAAATCAGCAAGGCTTTATGGAAATCGATTGAGAAAGACTGGCAGCAATGGATCAAGCCGTTTGACCTGAATATCAACGAGCACCATATCATCTGGATTGCGTACCATTTGAACGGCGCCTCCATCTCTGATGTGGCCAAGTTCGGTGTTATGCATGTGTCGACAGCCTTTAATTTCTCTAAAAAACTCGAAGAAAGGGGCCTTCTGAAATTCTCAAAAAAAGAAACTGACAAAAGAAATACGTATATTCAGCTGACTGAAAAGGGTGAAAGCGTTTTACTTGAACTGATGGAGAGTTATGAGCCTGAAACCAACGCCGTCTTTTCAGGTGCAATGCCTTTGAGGGATCTGTACGGGAAGTTTCCGGATTTTGTTGAAGTCATGGCGATCGTCCGCAATATTTATGGAGATGACTTTATGGAGATATTTGAAAAGTCCTTTGCCAATATAGAAGGCGAATTTGTGGATGAAGAAGGCAAGCTGAAGAAAAAAGAGACCGCAGAGAAAGAAATCGTTTAG
- a CDS encoding YjcZ family sporulation protein: protein MSGGAGYGGGFALIVVLFILLIIIGASWL from the coding sequence ATGTCCGGTGGAGCAGGTTACGGCGGAGGTTTCGCGTTGATTGTAGTCCTATTTATTCTCCTGATTATTATCGGGGCTTCCTGGCTGTAA
- a CDS encoding phosphatase PAP2 family protein translates to MGLQLKQSKAALAAVIMAVAAAVLIGYSVSGGESLWFDGAVSSAVTGIFSASFYPLFEFFTWFGDKQGIGLAALIVLAWLWFKKRDYLGMAVLVFAVALGNEASKRLKELFGRERPELEHITEVNSLSFPSGHAMVGGILYMLTAYFVIKELKSAGARMMAAAAFALWILLIGISRIVLQVHYPTDVAGGYAFAFIWVYIWVIFYVFMNSSFGRKVN, encoded by the coding sequence ATGGGTTTGCAGTTAAAACAATCAAAAGCAGCGCTGGCAGCTGTTATAATGGCAGTGGCTGCAGCAGTGCTGATAGGCTATTCAGTATCAGGGGGAGAATCTTTATGGTTTGACGGAGCTGTCTCATCTGCTGTCACAGGGATTTTTTCGGCCTCTTTCTATCCGCTGTTTGAATTTTTCACCTGGTTTGGCGACAAGCAGGGCATCGGTTTGGCAGCGCTTATAGTTCTTGCTTGGCTGTGGTTCAAGAAGAGAGACTATCTGGGCATGGCAGTCCTTGTGTTTGCCGTTGCACTCGGGAACGAGGCCAGCAAGCGGCTGAAGGAGCTGTTCGGCAGAGAGAGGCCGGAGCTGGAGCATATCACTGAGGTGAATAGTCTCAGTTTCCCGAGCGGACATGCGATGGTAGGGGGCATTTTATATATGCTGACAGCCTATTTTGTCATAAAGGAATTAAAGTCTGCTGGAGCCAGGATGATGGCGGCAGCTGCGTTTGCCCTTTGGATCCTTTTGATCGGGATCAGCCGCATTGTCCTTCAGGTCCACTATCCGACCGATGTTGCGGGAGGGTATGCTTTTGCTTTTATTTGGGTTTACATATGGGTTATATTCTATGTATTTATGAACAGCAGCTTTGGCAGGAAAGTGAATTAA